In Halapricum desulfuricans, a single window of DNA contains:
- a CDS encoding TrmB family transcriptional regulator, with protein MTSAGIEDQLKQFGLSEKEIQTYLAILEQGEAKASTIADDTGVSKRYVYSICEKLEDRGFVDVDDHVVPTKIRAKPPETVIEMLSGRLEDIEPVLKQRFSETSSRPQRFDVIKSRVTVIKRLREYIESAEQEVVLAVPEGYLPEVAEELSAAIDRGVLVLLLVSDVDDPEHALDGIDGPVGSVVRVWELGMPVLLAADEQLGIASPAEMVSRANSDDRAIAIVQGQIVPIISSSFLANYWPFARQHFVVDPVELPQTYRSFRHATLQATLHSQAEATVYARATGQPVETDDSFTTLQGAVVETRQGMVEPQTNTIPIEHTIIIETEEGNVSIGGPDSFLEDYEARKVTLERP; from the coding sequence ATGACTTCGGCCGGGATCGAAGACCAGCTCAAGCAGTTCGGACTTTCCGAAAAAGAGATTCAGACGTACCTCGCGATTCTCGAACAGGGTGAGGCGAAAGCGAGCACGATCGCCGACGACACAGGCGTTTCGAAGCGATACGTCTACAGTATCTGCGAGAAACTCGAAGACCGAGGCTTCGTCGATGTCGACGACCACGTCGTTCCGACGAAGATTCGGGCGAAGCCACCCGAAACCGTCATCGAGATGCTCTCCGGGCGGCTCGAAGATATCGAACCCGTCCTGAAACAGCGCTTCTCCGAGACCTCTTCGCGACCACAGCGGTTCGACGTCATCAAATCGCGCGTGACCGTCATTAAACGCCTGCGCGAGTACATCGAGAGCGCCGAGCAGGAGGTGGTACTGGCCGTCCCCGAAGGGTATCTTCCGGAGGTAGCCGAGGAACTTTCCGCGGCCATCGACCGCGGCGTTCTGGTCCTGTTGTTGGTCAGCGATGTCGACGATCCCGAGCACGCGCTCGACGGCATCGACGGCCCGGTCGGGAGCGTCGTTCGCGTCTGGGAACTCGGGATGCCGGTCCTGCTGGCGGCCGACGAGCAACTCGGGATCGCCTCGCCGGCGGAGATGGTCTCGCGAGCCAACAGCGACGACCGGGCGATCGCCATCGTTCAGGGACAGATCGTGCCGATCATCTCCAGTTCGTTCCTCGCGAACTACTGGCCGTTCGCCCGGCAACACTTCGTGGTCGATCCGGTCGAACTCCCCCAGACCTACCGGAGTTTCCGCCACGCGACACTACAGGCGACGTTGCACAGTCAGGCCGAAGCGACAGTCTACGCTCGAGCGACCGGCCAGCCAGTCGAAACCGACGACTCGTTTACCACGCTGCAGGGTGCCGTCGTCGAGACCCGCCAGGGCATGGTCGAACCGCAGACGAATACAATCCCGATTGAGCACACGATCATCATCGAAACCGAAGAGGGCAACGTCTCGATCGGCGGCCCGGATTCGTTCCTCGAAGATTACGAGGCGCGCAAGGTCACGCTGGAACGGCCGTAG